In a single window of the Prochlorococcus marinus str. AS9601 genome:
- the psb30 gene encoding photosystem II reaction center protein Ycf12/Psb30, with product MATLIPLAVVALAGPAIIALVFYRK from the coding sequence ATGGCAACACTTATTCCTTTGGCTGTAGTTGCGTTAGCAGGACCAGCAATAATTGCTCTTGTATTTTACCGTAAATAA
- a CDS encoding YkgJ family cysteine cluster protein: MKSWTCIENCGACCKFDLNERSDLANKLNKEDKALINSMTAKDGWCKNLDRENRKCLIYETRPHFCRVSEFSTSFKGYLKSGDKFLIDCCKQHISSNYGYQSKEMKTFRIAVSGK, encoded by the coding sequence ATGAAATCATGGACATGTATAGAAAATTGTGGAGCTTGTTGTAAATTCGACTTGAACGAAAGAAGCGATTTGGCTAACAAACTCAACAAAGAAGATAAGGCCTTGATAAATTCTATGACGGCCAAAGACGGTTGGTGTAAAAACCTGGACAGAGAAAATAGAAAATGCTTAATTTATGAAACCAGACCACATTTTTGCCGGGTAAGTGAATTTTCTACTTCATTTAAAGGATATTTGAAATCTGGTGATAAATTTTTAATAGATTGCTGCAAACAACATATTTCATCAAATTATGGATACCAAAGTAAAGAGATGAAAACTTTTAGAATTGCTGTTTCAGGAAAATGA
- a CDS encoding TMEM165/GDT1 family protein yields the protein MNSKLEKKENNLEKSFFSIFITTFTTIFIAELGDKTQIATLMLSAESGKPIVVFFGSSLALISSSIVGVLIGKWVSKKISPSKFALSTGTLMILISIFLAYETFKNYL from the coding sequence ATGAATAGTAAATTAGAAAAAAAAGAAAACAATTTAGAAAAAAGTTTTTTTTCAATATTTATAACGACTTTTACAACAATTTTTATTGCTGAACTTGGGGATAAAACTCAGATAGCCACATTAATGCTTTCTGCTGAATCGGGCAAGCCAATAGTTGTTTTTTTTGGGAGTTCTCTAGCATTAATAAGCTCCAGCATAGTAGGAGTTCTTATTGGTAAATGGGTATCAAAAAAAATATCTCCTAGCAAATTTGCTTTATCTACTGGTACTTTAATGATATTGATAAGTATATTTTTAGCTTATGAAACATTCAAAAATTATTTATAA
- a CDS encoding TMEM165/GDT1 family protein: MVLSLLLSTFFTVFIAELGDKTQLATLTISGTSNKPLAVFLGSSSALVFASLLGALTGGSISSFLPEVVLKSIASITFFIIGIRLFINSFTIEKEEKEEKENN, from the coding sequence ATGGTTTTAAGTTTATTACTATCAACATTTTTTACCGTTTTCATAGCTGAATTAGGTGACAAAACTCAACTAGCTACTCTAACTATAAGTGGCACTTCAAATAAACCATTGGCAGTTTTTCTAGGATCGTCTTCAGCACTTGTTTTTGCAAGTTTACTAGGAGCTTTAACAGGTGGTTCTATTTCAAGTTTTTTACCCGAAGTAGTTCTTAAGTCAATAGCGTCCATTACATTTTTCATCATTGGTATAAGGCTTTTTATCAACTCTTTCACCATCGAAAAAGAAGAAAAAGAAGAGAAAGAAAATAATTAG
- a CDS encoding RNB domain-containing ribonuclease produces the protein MFTSSSIIDNLNQSEGLEYKKLCRLLKITKKSDKDKLDIALTALEKLEIINKNENDEYTCIKDNDHLVAKIRCSSKGYCFAVRGKDKEDIYIKENLLNYAWNGDKVLVRIIKEGYRRRSPEGIVDCILERSNQILLSKVEIINNDVYAIPIDDRILSKIKLPKENKKYIFNPDNKNIVKVEIDRFPIGQEEGLGHVIQELKLNNNEDYDTDFVLSKSNIVKSYDLNHIESKKIEQRERIDLSDKNSYLFKSWNSNNSPMPPMIQIEQGKNKNTKLWIHTNNLAERVDLNSKKSLEILFKGFESLPLLNDWQNYLGEAIRNDSEFKIGEKNEAISLCINLNSDNEIIDWTFHLTLVRCTLIVGSAHTDALLSRKSKSRITSRVLKPIKEYVDDLDKILEISCSFREKHLLEGKVEIPAPLNKIEALEEFFIHNPAEYSKGYFESLNKEDCQTYLSPILYEANLIWFKHSNQYGLKSAGYISNGIDYVNANEIIKYSEFIDNDLELNEDGNLTFSQVIKLCDDENKKRILHKLLINEFKDNEIRLISKDADNDESEKLFISPWTIPGYDFSNLINQYCIFNMIINGKKSKKNNINEINISDSNSIELVKWDIFNSSISKNLEILFNKFVIDKLNEFKYKVNQYKSNMINIKKVRKAEKLLGNIYSGFILSVQTYGFFVEISELNVEGLVHVSTLNNDWYEYRSRQNLLIGRKSKKSYKVGDAIEVKIIKVDILKYQIDLELT, from the coding sequence ATGTTCACATCATCTTCAATAATTGATAATCTTAATCAGTCAGAAGGGTTAGAATATAAAAAATTATGCAGATTATTAAAAATAACAAAGAAATCTGATAAGGATAAATTAGATATTGCTTTAACAGCTCTAGAAAAACTTGAGATAATTAATAAAAATGAAAATGATGAATATACTTGCATAAAGGATAATGATCATCTTGTCGCCAAAATAAGATGTAGTAGCAAAGGCTATTGCTTTGCTGTAAGAGGAAAAGACAAGGAAGACATCTACATTAAAGAAAATCTACTTAACTATGCATGGAATGGAGATAAAGTTTTAGTAAGGATAATAAAAGAGGGATATAGAAGAAGATCACCTGAAGGAATAGTTGATTGTATTCTTGAAAGATCAAATCAAATACTTCTTTCTAAAGTAGAAATAATAAACAATGATGTATATGCAATCCCAATAGACGATAGGATCCTTTCTAAAATTAAACTTCCAAAAGAAAATAAAAAATACATTTTCAATCCAGACAATAAGAATATAGTAAAAGTTGAGATTGATAGATTCCCAATAGGTCAAGAAGAAGGTCTAGGTCATGTGATACAAGAACTAAAACTAAATAATAATGAAGACTATGATACGGACTTTGTTTTATCTAAAAGCAATATCGTCAAATCATACGATTTAAATCATATTGAATCAAAAAAAATAGAACAAAGGGAGAGAATAGACCTTTCAGATAAAAACTCTTATTTATTCAAAAGTTGGAATTCTAATAATTCTCCAATGCCTCCAATGATTCAAATAGAGCAGGGGAAAAATAAAAATACTAAATTATGGATACATACAAATAATCTTGCAGAAAGAGTAGATCTAAATAGTAAAAAATCTCTAGAAATATTATTCAAAGGCTTTGAATCATTACCCTTATTAAATGATTGGCAAAACTACCTTGGTGAAGCCATAAGAAATGATTCTGAATTTAAAATTGGTGAAAAAAATGAAGCAATAAGCCTCTGTATCAATTTAAATAGTGATAATGAAATAATTGATTGGACATTTCATCTTACTTTAGTAAGATGCACTCTTATTGTTGGAAGTGCTCATACTGACGCGCTTCTATCTAGAAAAAGCAAATCAAGAATAACATCTCGGGTATTAAAACCTATAAAGGAATATGTCGACGATTTAGATAAAATACTAGAAATTTCATGTTCATTTAGAGAAAAACATCTTTTGGAGGGTAAGGTGGAAATTCCTGCGCCACTGAATAAGATTGAAGCACTAGAAGAATTTTTTATTCACAATCCTGCTGAATATTCAAAAGGATATTTTGAATCATTAAATAAAGAAGATTGCCAAACTTACCTTTCACCAATACTTTATGAAGCTAATTTAATATGGTTCAAACATTCAAATCAATATGGATTAAAAAGTGCAGGATACATCTCAAATGGAATAGATTACGTTAATGCTAATGAAATTATCAAATATTCAGAATTTATTGATAATGATTTAGAGCTTAATGAAGATGGCAATTTGACATTTAGCCAAGTAATTAAATTATGTGACGACGAAAATAAAAAAAGAATCTTACATAAACTTCTAATTAATGAATTTAAGGACAATGAAATAAGGTTGATATCTAAAGATGCTGATAATGATGAATCAGAAAAATTATTTATTTCTCCATGGACAATTCCTGGATATGACTTTTCAAATCTTATAAATCAGTACTGTATTTTTAATATGATAATAAATGGTAAGAAATCAAAGAAAAATAATATAAATGAAATTAATATATCTGATAGTAATTCAATAGAATTAGTAAAATGGGATATATTTAATTCATCAATTTCAAAAAATCTAGAAATATTATTTAACAAGTTTGTGATAGATAAACTTAATGAATTTAAGTACAAAGTTAACCAATATAAATCTAATATGATAAATATAAAAAAAGTAAGAAAAGCAGAAAAATTACTAGGTAATATTTATAGTGGGTTTATTTTATCAGTGCAAACATATGGTTTCTTTGTTGAGATATCAGAACTAAATGTAGAGGGTTTAGTACACGTAAGCACACTTAATAATGATTGGTATGAATACAGGTCAAGACAAAATCTATTGATTGGAAGAAAATCCAAAAAATCATATAAAGTTGGTGATGCAATAGAAGTAAAAATTATAAAAGTCGATATTCTTAAATATCAAATTGATTTAGAATTAACATAA
- a CDS encoding DUF2996 domain-containing protein — protein MEENLDKNNEVNKEIPDKTTKSNSEEIKEPKSEKAIILDKNGDSATKIAIKNEINTPEKPITKPKKELPVEKKPFQEFINLHLIPSLTEEINQRGLEINNINLTNTNRPIAGDKCWVINCEIKDTCNFWLSFEKDDISSLKSISLSKPNQKPSIIESFLIDEKRITLKLIISRVLQRLNGQKLIGVN, from the coding sequence ATGGAAGAAAATTTAGACAAAAATAATGAAGTAAATAAAGAAATACCTGACAAAACTACTAAATCAAACTCTGAGGAAATAAAAGAGCCTAAATCAGAAAAAGCTATCATTTTGGATAAAAATGGTGATTCTGCTACTAAAATTGCTATTAAAAATGAAATTAATACTCCAGAAAAACCTATAACAAAACCCAAAAAAGAACTCCCAGTAGAGAAAAAGCCTTTCCAAGAATTTATTAACCTACACCTAATTCCTTCACTTACTGAGGAAATTAATCAAAGAGGATTAGAAATAAACAATATTAACCTCACTAACACAAATAGACCTATTGCTGGTGATAAATGTTGGGTAATAAATTGTGAAATTAAAGATACATGTAACTTTTGGTTATCCTTTGAGAAGGATGACATTAGTTCATTAAAAAGTATTTCTTTATCAAAACCTAATCAAAAACCAAGTATTATTGAATCTTTTCTTATTGACGAAAAAAGGATTACCCTAAAATTAATTATTTCAAGAGTACTTCAAAGATTGAATGGGCAAAAGTTAATAGGAGTTAATTAG
- the acsF gene encoding magnesium-protoporphyrin IX monomethyl ester (oxidative) cyclase, protein MAQSTVESKNRKDINNGKIPAKETILSPRFYTTDFEAMENMDLSINEEELEAICEEFRKDYNRHHFVRNSEFEGAAEKLDPETRELFVDFLEGSCTSEFSGFLLYKELSKRIKVKNPLLAECFAHMARDEARHAGFLNKSMSDFGLQLDLGFLTANKDYTYFPPRSIFYATYLSEKIGYWRYIAIYRHLEKNPDSKIFPLFNYFENWCQDENRHGDFFDALMKAQPRTVKSLSKKITIGGSTFTHPLFDYFHRFRYFLNNLPLTSKLWSRFFLLAVFATMYARDLGIKKDFYSSLGLDARDYDQFVINKTNETAARVFPVVMDVYDNSFYGRLDKIVENNKVLSDIANSDGNKVSKTFKKLPKYLSNGYQLLRLYLLKPLDSKDFQPSIR, encoded by the coding sequence ATGGCTCAATCAACTGTTGAATCAAAAAATAGAAAAGATATTAACAATGGAAAGATACCAGCAAAAGAAACAATTTTGTCCCCAAGATTCTATACCACAGACTTTGAGGCTATGGAAAATATGGATTTATCAATAAACGAGGAGGAATTGGAAGCTATATGTGAGGAATTTAGGAAAGATTACAATAGACATCATTTTGTAAGAAATAGTGAATTTGAAGGCGCTGCAGAAAAATTAGATCCTGAGACAAGAGAGCTCTTTGTTGATTTTCTCGAGGGAAGTTGTACTTCAGAGTTTTCAGGGTTTTTACTTTATAAGGAACTTAGTAAGAGAATTAAAGTCAAAAACCCTCTACTTGCTGAATGTTTTGCTCATATGGCCAGAGATGAAGCAAGACATGCAGGTTTTTTAAATAAATCAATGAGTGACTTTGGACTACAGTTAGATTTAGGTTTTTTAACAGCCAATAAAGATTACACTTATTTCCCACCAAGAAGTATTTTTTACGCTACTTATTTATCCGAAAAAATAGGTTATTGGAGATACATAGCAATTTATAGGCATCTCGAAAAGAACCCTGATAGCAAAATTTTTCCACTATTTAATTACTTTGAAAATTGGTGTCAAGATGAAAATAGACATGGGGATTTCTTTGATGCATTAATGAAAGCACAGCCACGTACTGTTAAATCTTTAAGCAAAAAAATTACCATTGGCGGCTCTACTTTTACACACCCATTATTTGACTACTTCCATAGGTTTAGATATTTTCTGAATAATCTTCCATTAACATCCAAGTTATGGTCTAGATTCTTTCTATTAGCTGTATTTGCAACTATGTATGCAAGGGATTTGGGAATTAAAAAAGATTTCTACAGTTCATTAGGTTTAGATGCCAGAGATTACGACCAGTTTGTTATCAATAAAACAAATGAAACTGCAGCTAGAGTTTTCCCTGTTGTAATGGACGTTTACGATAATTCTTTTTATGGAAGATTAGATAAAATAGTAGAGAATAATAAGGTTCTTTCCGATATTGCAAACAGTGATGGAAATAAAGTATCTAAAACTTTTAAAAAATTACCCAAATATTTATCAAACGGTTACCAGTTATTAAGACTATACTTATTAAAACCTCTTGATAGCAAAGATTTCCAACCTTCGATTAGATAA
- a CDS encoding TldD/PmbA family protein: MLSSQIKSNEIVFGSCNKDLLEEIIFYGMELGADFVEIFVENTDNSSVLAEEDFITSVSPSFGKGAGIRIFKDKKDGFVCTNDLTKHGLMRSVSQAIEMLDITDNKKRGVFNGLDKFRDYSLSKKKWINEVPSIHEISEKLLVSTKSLKKNNKIITRKGSYSRNLQEVIIASSDGTYVSDIRLHQTVGLNVIASDAQYRSSGSRRFGSSGMPLEFRLWDHEKAANDVFESSMNMLYADYVDAGQMPVVLANKFGGVIFHEACGHLLETTQIERGTTPFENKLNEKIAHESVTAIDEGISEGSFGSLSVDDEGMEPEKSVLIKDGILKKFISDRAGELRTGHKRTGSGRRQNYSFAAASRMRNTYIAKGEHSKEDLINSISDGLYCKSMGGGSVGATGQFNFAVEEGYLIKNGKLTNPVKGATLIGEAKEVMPKISMCGNDLELAPGFCGSISGSVNVTVGQPHIKVDSITVGGR, encoded by the coding sequence ATGCTTTCGTCACAAATCAAATCAAATGAAATCGTTTTTGGTAGTTGCAATAAAGATTTATTAGAAGAAATTATTTTCTACGGGATGGAGCTTGGGGCCGATTTTGTAGAAATATTTGTAGAGAATACTGATAATTCTAGTGTGCTAGCTGAAGAGGATTTCATTACAAGTGTAAGTCCATCATTTGGAAAGGGTGCCGGTATTAGAATCTTCAAAGACAAAAAGGACGGATTTGTATGTACAAATGACTTAACAAAGCATGGCTTGATGAGATCGGTATCTCAGGCTATTGAGATGTTAGACATAACAGACAACAAAAAAAGAGGAGTATTTAACGGTTTAGATAAATTCAGGGACTATAGTTTATCCAAAAAAAAATGGATAAATGAAGTTCCATCGATTCATGAGATAAGTGAAAAACTATTAGTCAGTACAAAGTCTCTTAAAAAAAATAATAAAATAATAACTAGAAAAGGAAGTTACTCAAGAAATCTGCAAGAAGTTATCATAGCCTCTAGCGATGGGACCTATGTTTCAGATATTAGGTTGCATCAAACAGTTGGGCTCAACGTGATTGCTAGTGATGCCCAATATAGATCTAGTGGAAGTAGAAGATTTGGATCTTCAGGAATGCCTCTTGAATTCAGATTATGGGATCACGAAAAAGCAGCTAATGATGTATTCGAAAGCTCAATGAACATGTTGTATGCAGACTATGTTGATGCGGGACAAATGCCTGTTGTATTAGCTAATAAATTTGGTGGTGTTATATTCCACGAAGCCTGCGGTCATTTACTTGAAACTACTCAAATAGAGAGAGGAACAACACCATTTGAGAATAAATTGAATGAAAAAATTGCACATGAATCTGTAACAGCAATAGATGAAGGGATTTCAGAAGGATCCTTTGGTTCATTATCAGTAGATGATGAAGGTATGGAACCCGAAAAATCAGTTCTTATAAAAGATGGGATTTTAAAAAAATTCATATCGGACAGGGCAGGTGAATTAAGAACTGGCCATAAAAGAACAGGAAGTGGAAGAAGACAAAACTATTCTTTTGCTGCTGCTTCACGAATGAGAAATACTTATATAGCTAAAGGTGAGCACTCTAAAGAGGATTTAATCAATAGTATTAGTGATGGTCTTTACTGCAAATCAATGGGTGGTGGTAGTGTAGGTGCTACCGGACAATTTAATTTTGCAGTTGAAGAAGGATATCTTATTAAAAATGGAAAATTAACTAATCCAGTAAAGGGAGCAACTTTGATTGGTGAGGCCAAAGAAGTTATGCCAAAAATATCAATGTGTGGAAATGACCTCGAATTAGCTCCCGGATTCTGTGGATCCATTAGTGGAAGTGTCAATGTAACTGTTGGCCAACCTCATATTAAGGTTGATTCAATCACTGTTGGCGGAAGATAG
- a CDS encoding TldD/PmbA family protein, whose product MNSKEITTQISEAADSLNLRKWDYGASFSNDYSVQVDNGEAKQLKASQKQILTIRVWNESNLVGITTTSDISESGIKKALNQANIASDFGNKNERTEFSPLAKDPIEVKDSKKRNPVGIKKLLTLLREAEVKLLESHESIKSVPYNGLSESFYERVYANSDGAFRSYTKSQAALYLYARAEEKNKKPRSSGSVKLGYGVDDIDIESCIKDASNKTISHLNYKSIKTDKYLICFSPESFLTIINAFSSMFNARSILDGVSLSNKNSIGEKLSTEALNIYDDGLHEKNISSSPFDGEGTPTKRLCLINKGRLENFIHSESTARIFKTIPTGHAGLGSKVSVSPDWIVVEKSEENSDLKTSLDHSTYEGEFVYIEELNAIHAGVRASQGSFSLPFDGWLYKNGKKISIESATVAGDIKYLLKNILNIESNQKVTTSGISPHIWVDELSITGDA is encoded by the coding sequence ATGAATTCAAAAGAAATAACAACTCAAATCTCTGAAGCTGCAGATTCTCTAAATCTTAGAAAATGGGATTATGGAGCAAGCTTTTCTAATGATTATTCTGTGCAAGTAGATAATGGTGAGGCTAAACAACTTAAGGCATCACAAAAGCAAATTTTAACTATAAGAGTTTGGAACGAATCTAATTTAGTTGGTATTACAACAACTAGTGATATCAGTGAATCTGGTATTAAAAAAGCTCTAAATCAAGCAAATATTGCATCTGATTTTGGCAACAAGAATGAAAGAACAGAATTTTCACCACTAGCAAAGGATCCAATTGAAGTTAAGGACTCAAAAAAAAGAAACCCTGTTGGAATAAAAAAATTACTTACTCTTTTAAGAGAAGCGGAAGTAAAACTATTAGAAAGCCATGAATCCATAAAATCTGTTCCGTATAATGGTCTATCTGAGAGTTTTTATGAGAGAGTTTATGCAAATAGTGATGGTGCCTTTCGGAGTTATACTAAAAGTCAAGCTGCGCTTTATTTATACGCAAGAGCAGAAGAGAAAAATAAAAAACCTCGTAGCTCAGGTTCTGTAAAACTTGGATATGGAGTTGACGATATAGATATAGAATCGTGTATTAAAGACGCTTCTAATAAAACAATTTCTCATTTAAATTATAAATCTATTAAAACTGATAAATACTTAATATGTTTTTCCCCAGAGTCTTTTTTAACTATCATTAATGCCTTTAGTTCAATGTTTAATGCTAGAAGCATTTTAGATGGAGTTAGCTTATCTAATAAAAATTCTATTGGAGAGAAACTATCTACAGAAGCACTTAACATTTATGATGATGGTCTTCACGAAAAGAATATTTCTTCATCACCATTTGATGGAGAGGGAACTCCTACCAAAAGACTATGTTTAATTAACAAAGGGCGACTTGAAAATTTTATACATTCTGAATCAACTGCAAGAATATTCAAAACAATCCCCACAGGCCACGCTGGACTAGGATCAAAAGTCTCAGTATCTCCTGATTGGATAGTAGTTGAGAAATCAGAGGAAAACTCAGATCTAAAAACATCCTTAGATCACTCTACTTATGAGGGAGAATTTGTTTATATTGAAGAATTAAATGCAATCCATGCAGGTGTCAGAGCAAGTCAAGGTTCATTCTCTCTTCCATTTGATGGTTGGCTCTATAAAAACGGTAAAAAAATCTCAATAGAATCTGCAACTGTAGCTGGGGATATCAAATATCTTTTGAAGAATATATTAAATATTGAATCAAACCAGAAAGTAACAACAAGTGGAATTTCTCCACATATATGGGTAGATGAATTATCAATAACTGGTGACGCGT